Proteins encoded by one window of Leptolyngbyaceae cyanobacterium:
- a CDS encoding PAS domain-containing sensor histidine kinase, translated as MQYWVLDRIFNKPSSPRHMEYLAVDENFFILDSSEGIARFADCPDEVGLGKDVRLSFPELIGVEDTLIDILSGKNESFDLKGIARSLVGQSTPLYIDIYCLSDREELENRNRLLILIEDTTERMVLEQTLVQRVNEANLLSSALAASRDYIDKIIISMADALLVTSLSGKIKRVNPAAINLFGYEEAELINQHISDIIIDNNFSIEENQQYLLATKEVIENIDLLCQNKTGNRIIVGFSCSAIQTDIEEFQEFVYVGRDITDRKSAEEEMRHSLAKERELNELKSRFVSMVSHEFGNPLNRILLAVELLQDYNAELTEQEKSEYLYHIRSATEEMGKLLNDVLLIGKAEAGKIEFNPSPIDLVKFCNDLIEQVKMSGGSHPTINFVYHGLPVSGKAANELPSMDRKLLQTILVNLLSNAIKYSPQSNPIELKLSCENGQAIWEVKDQGIGIPPEDLEKLFATFHRAKNVGKIPGTGLGLAIVKQSVDVHGGEIKVESQVGIGTKFTVILPLHQINQINLG; from the coding sequence ATGCAATACTGGGTTCTGGACAGAATTTTTAACAAACCTTCGAGTCCGCGCCATATGGAATATTTGGCTGTGGATGAAAACTTTTTTATTTTAGATAGTTCAGAAGGAATCGCGAGATTTGCCGATTGTCCCGATGAAGTAGGATTAGGTAAAGATGTCCGCCTCAGTTTTCCGGAACTGATCGGAGTAGAAGATACCCTGATCGATATTCTCAGCGGCAAGAATGAGAGTTTTGATTTAAAAGGAATTGCCCGTTCTTTGGTAGGACAATCTACCCCTTTATATATTGATATCTATTGTTTGAGCGATCGGGAAGAATTAGAAAATCGTAATAGATTGCTGATTTTGATCGAGGATACCACTGAAAGGATGGTGTTGGAACAAACTTTAGTACAAAGGGTCAATGAAGCAAATCTTTTATCTAGTGCTTTAGCTGCATCCAGAGATTACATTGATAAAATTATCATCTCAATGGCCGATGCCTTATTAGTAACGAGTTTATCAGGGAAAATAAAAAGAGTCAATCCGGCTGCTATTAATTTATTTGGTTACGAAGAAGCAGAATTAATCAATCAACATATTTCTGATATTATTATAGATAATAACTTTTCAATAGAAGAAAATCAGCAATATTTATTAGCGACTAAAGAAGTAATTGAAAATATAGACTTGCTTTGTCAAAATAAAACTGGTAATCGGATTATTGTAGGTTTTTCTTGTTCTGCTATTCAGACCGATATAGAGGAATTTCAAGAATTTGTTTATGTGGGGCGGGACATCACCGATCGCAAAAGCGCGGAGGAAGAAATGCGTCACTCTCTAGCGAAAGAAAGGGAGCTAAACGAATTAAAATCTCGCTTTGTTTCGATGGTATCTCATGAATTTGGTAATCCGCTCAATCGAATTTTACTAGCAGTTGAATTATTGCAAGATTACAATGCGGAATTGACAGAGCAGGAAAAAAGCGAATATTTATACCATATTCGCTCTGCTACTGAAGAAATGGGAAAATTATTAAATGACGTGTTGCTGATTGGCAAAGCAGAAGCCGGAAAAATCGAGTTTAATCCCTCCCCGATCGATTTGGTAAAATTCTGCAATGATTTAATCGAGCAAGTTAAAATGAGTGGGGGTAGCCACCCCACAATTAATTTTGTTTATCATGGATTACCCGTGAGTGGAAAAGCAGCAAACGAGCTACCTTCAATGGATCGAAAACTGCTTCAGACTATCCTCGTTAATTTACTTTCTAATGCTATTAAGTATTCGCCCCAAAGTAATCCGATCGAGTTAAAACTAAGTTGTGAAAACGGACAAGCTATTTGGGAAGTTAAAGACCAAGGAATTGGGATTCCTCCAGAAGATTTAGAAAAATTATTTGCAACGTTCCACAGAGCAAAAAACGTTGGTAAAATTCCCGGTACGGGATTGGGATTAGCCATTGTCAAGCAATCGGTCGATGTTCACGGTGGGGAGATAAAGGTAGAAAGCCAAGTGGGAATCGGAACTAAGTTTACGGTTATTCTTCCTTTGCATCAAATCAATCAAATCAATCTTGGATAA
- a CDS encoding Rab family GTPase, whose product MPVISKKICLVGDFGVGKTSLIRRFVERQFSDQYLSTVGVKISRKTVELENPKDGETISLQLMIWDLEGHTKFKAIAPSYLQGASGAIIVADVTRQETIDRLIEHINLFLSVNPKGYIIIALNKSDMLEEEKMAKLVSLYQFEEQERVVSTYSTSAKTGKDVDEIFQKISYQVLVN is encoded by the coding sequence ATGCCTGTTATTTCTAAAAAAATTTGTCTCGTCGGTGACTTTGGCGTTGGAAAAACCAGCTTAATTCGCCGTTTTGTCGAACGGCAATTTAGCGATCAGTATCTCTCTACAGTGGGAGTGAAAATTTCTCGGAAAACTGTGGAGTTGGAAAATCCGAAAGATGGGGAAACAATAAGCCTACAGCTAATGATCTGGGACTTGGAAGGGCATACTAAGTTTAAGGCGATCGCACCTTCTTACTTGCAGGGGGCTAGCGGTGCAATTATCGTTGCTGATGTTACCCGTCAGGAAACGATCGATCGCTTAATCGAACATATAAATTTATTTCTTTCTGTTAACCCCAAGGGCTATATTATCATCGCTTTGAATAAATCAGATATGCTAGAAGAAGAAAAAATGGCCAAATTAGTTAGCCTTTATCAATTTGAAGAACAGGAGAGAGTAGTATCAACTTATTCTACCTCAGCCAAAACAGGTAAAGATGTTGATGAAATATTCCAAAAAATCTCCTATCAAGTATTAGTTAATTAA
- a CDS encoding BON domain-containing protein yields MNSAKKNPADRERLDALIYESDEKEQASETLPELDALVNLLYELNILKRKQKPQPELAPYKQEDTINHPAVIDSELIEGWENSHNSASQAKEEVENLSENPLNSSAATKDKNSTENFNFSVELAESISNSIDNIDEDWHLQGNGYRRQEEIENANGKSSLLNTALETSNLHEQRQENSAVEHTSLGSVSEDPLKALFALLSTNLTDTNVSKSEEAPEQKLAIDDRQAETPVENGSDLTLPLIENLVEIDRDLTKLDRLDELENQVIEISKLEDAIVEKNHHQQTKSEVQEENVEELYDAYKRLQSLLIGPELGEFESLITNVEQKVKKVETQINDPTELINLLLPVISELLSKKIAESPESKESITEAMIPIVDELIKGKTQENREAMGKAIANALPIAITEQVRNNPEEFAKAIAPDIAAAIKEQIRLKKQAMVEALYPIIHEVIESKRQEDIDAISAAIAPLLPPAISEQIRNSPQEIAQAIGPEMAAAIREQVRLDRDAMIEALAPEMGKTIKAQIEIERDAMVDALYPVIGSTISKYMADVVRTINEKIETTLSMEGFNRKLRARMQGVSEAELILKEAVPFTIRAVFLIHKHSGLVISEAQNASKQKLESEMVAGMLTAIRSFVNDCIAQSGDVSEIDAIDYGNSKIILEVAGYCYLAAVTQGETPQWFIYRTQQSLYSIVECCGDAIENYQGDPSVIPENVNQILENLTNIQRKKEKKKTIPAGLLIVGSVLASLTLIPWGYYQYHREMDNRIEEETALALASAPELAVYRLAVEVNQGKVELAGKLPNEYLRQRAEQIAQKVAATKPLENKIIAVEVPPDPVLVASEVKRVTSILNQTNGVTISSSYAGGKVTVEGKVTQVADSRKITQAFQQIPGVKTVSNTVQLQQLSLPVRIYFDAASAELKPGTKKEIAQVKTFLNRYPETNLRIIGHSDLTGDYIKNQQLALARAEKTRQALIQQGVDPRRLEAVATPNPPLGLDSRQPLWLSRCVQFQPVSLGVKPK; encoded by the coding sequence ATGAATTCAGCGAAAAAAAATCCAGCCGATCGCGAACGGCTGGACGCTTTAATATATGAATCGGATGAAAAAGAACAGGCATCAGAAACATTACCCGAACTAGATGCTTTAGTAAATTTATTGTACGAACTAAACATCCTCAAGCGGAAACAAAAACCGCAGCCGGAGTTAGCGCCATATAAACAAGAAGATACTATTAATCATCCAGCAGTAATAGATTCTGAATTAATTGAAGGCTGGGAAAATTCCCATAACTCTGCTTCGCAGGCAAAAGAAGAAGTCGAAAATTTATCAGAAAATCCGTTAAATTCCTCAGCAGCAACCAAAGATAAAAATTCTACTGAAAATTTTAACTTTTCAGTGGAATTAGCAGAATCAATATCAAATTCGATCGATAATATAGATGAAGATTGGCATTTGCAAGGTAATGGCTATAGGCGGCAAGAAGAAATAGAAAATGCCAATGGTAAAAGCAGCTTATTAAATACGGCTTTAGAAACTTCTAATTTGCACGAGCAACGCCAGGAAAATTCGGCAGTAGAACATACAAGTTTGGGATCGGTATCAGAAGATCCGCTGAAAGCACTTTTTGCTTTACTTTCCACAAATTTAACAGATACTAATGTTTCTAAAAGCGAGGAAGCACCAGAACAAAAACTGGCAATTGACGATCGCCAAGCAGAAACCCCTGTAGAAAATGGGTCTGATTTAACCTTGCCATTGATTGAAAATTTAGTAGAAATAGATCGCGATTTAACTAAATTAGATCGATTAGATGAACTGGAAAACCAGGTAATCGAAATTTCTAAATTAGAAGATGCCATAGTAGAAAAAAATCATCACCAACAGACTAAATCAGAAGTTCAAGAAGAAAATGTCGAGGAATTATACGACGCCTACAAACGTTTGCAAAGCTTGTTGATCGGGCCAGAATTAGGCGAATTTGAAAGTCTCATTACTAATGTCGAGCAGAAAGTCAAAAAGGTTGAGACTCAAATCAACGATCCTACCGAATTAATCAATTTATTATTACCAGTAATTTCCGAACTGTTAAGCAAAAAAATAGCCGAATCGCCGGAATCAAAGGAATCAATTACCGAAGCAATGATTCCGATCGTAGATGAATTAATTAAAGGAAAAACTCAGGAGAATAGAGAAGCAATGGGTAAGGCGATCGCCAACGCTTTACCCATTGCAATTACAGAGCAAGTTCGCAACAATCCAGAGGAATTTGCCAAAGCGATCGCGCCCGATATAGCGGCTGCTATTAAAGAACAAATCCGGCTGAAAAAACAAGCAATGGTAGAGGCGCTTTATCCAATTATTCACGAAGTAATTGAGAGCAAACGCCAAGAAGATATAGATGCAATTAGTGCGGCGATCGCGCCTTTGTTACCACCAGCAATTTCCGAACAAATCCGCAATTCTCCTCAAGAAATCGCCCAAGCAATTGGCCCGGAAATGGCAGCGGCGATTCGAGAACAAGTTAGGCTAGACCGAGATGCCATGATCGAAGCACTAGCACCGGAAATGGGCAAAACGATCAAAGCACAAATCGAAATCGAACGAGATGCGATGGTAGATGCTCTTTATCCGGTAATTGGCAGTACGATTTCCAAATACATGGCAGATGTCGTTCGTACTATCAATGAAAAAATCGAAACGACTTTAAGCATGGAAGGATTTAATCGGAAACTCCGCGCTAGGATGCAAGGAGTTTCCGAAGCCGAACTGATTTTAAAAGAAGCAGTTCCCTTTACTATTCGGGCAGTCTTTTTAATTCACAAACATTCTGGCTTAGTCATTTCCGAAGCACAAAATGCCAGCAAGCAAAAATTAGAATCGGAAATGGTAGCTGGAATGTTAACCGCTATTCGCAGTTTTGTAAATGATTGTATTGCTCAATCTGGAGATGTCTCGGAAATTGACGCGATCGACTACGGCAACTCTAAGATTATCCTGGAAGTAGCAGGATACTGTTACCTAGCAGCAGTTACCCAAGGAGAAACTCCCCAATGGTTTATTTACAGGACACAGCAATCTCTTTACAGCATTGTTGAATGCTGCGGTGATGCGATCGAAAACTATCAAGGAGACCCTTCAGTTATTCCAGAAAACGTCAATCAAATTTTAGAAAATTTAACCAATATTCAGCGCAAAAAAGAAAAGAAAAAAACAATCCCCGCAGGTTTACTAATTGTCGGTTCAGTGCTAGCAAGCTTAACGCTGATCCCTTGGGGATATTATCAGTATCATCGGGAAATGGACAACCGCATCGAAGAAGAAACTGCCCTCGCTTTAGCATCAGCACCAGAGTTAGCCGTTTATCGTCTTGCTGTGGAAGTTAATCAAGGTAAAGTGGAATTAGCCGGAAAATTGCCTAATGAATATCTGCGTCAAAGAGCAGAACAAATCGCTCAAAAAGTAGCGGCGACCAAACCGTTAGAAAATAAAATAATCGCCGTTGAAGTACCTCCCGACCCCGTATTGGTAGCATCGGAAGTGAAAAGAGTAACATCTATTCTCAACCAAACAAACGGCGTTACTATTTCATCTAGTTATGCAGGGGGGAAAGTGACCGTAGAAGGAAAAGTAACGCAAGTTGCCGACAGCCGAAAAATTACCCAAGCTTTCCAACAAATTCCGGGAGTAAAAACCGTTAGCAACACCGTCCAATTACAACAACTCTCTCTTCCCGTTCGCATCTACTTCGATGCTGCTTCCGCCGAATTAAAACCAGGAACTAAAAAGGAAATTGCCCAGGTCAAAACTTTTTTAAATCGTTATCCAGAAACAAATCTCAGAATTATCGGGCATAGCGATCTGACAGGCGATTATATCAAAAATCAGCAGTTGGCTCTGGCACGGGCTGAAAAAACCCGACAAGCTCTGATACAGCAAGGCGTAGATCCCAGGCGATTGGAAGCGGTAGCCACACCAAATCCACCGTTAGGGCTAGATTCTCGGCAACCTCTGTGGTTAAGTAGATGTGTACAGTTTCAGCCAGTTTCTCTAGGTGTTAAGCCTAAGTAA
- the fabG gene encoding 3-oxoacyl-ACP reductase FabG: MQGKQVLLTGGTGGLGLEVTLLLLAQGAASITIPYRNSQSIERLKSMIPPEDLAKIQFIPANLTDEGSVENVINRMERVDVLIHLVGGFAMGKTDEFSYTDWKQQLDLNLNTTFLVCKYSLRKMLQNGYGRIVTVSSRGAEQPGAQMAAYCASKAGVVALTQSIAQETKNTNITANVVLPSVIDTSANREAMGTEDADKWVKPHSLAQAICFLASEAAKDMRGAAIPVYGDI, translated from the coding sequence ATGCAAGGCAAGCAAGTTTTACTGACTGGCGGTACTGGTGGATTGGGATTGGAGGTAACGCTTTTGCTATTGGCTCAAGGTGCAGCCAGCATCACCATTCCTTATCGCAATTCCCAAAGCATCGAACGGCTCAAAAGCATGATTCCTCCTGAGGATTTGGCAAAAATTCAATTTATACCTGCTAACTTAACAGATGAAGGGTCTGTAGAAAATGTCATCAATCGCATGGAAAGGGTGGATGTGTTAATTCATCTGGTGGGAGGTTTTGCAATGGGTAAAACTGATGAGTTCAGCTATACAGATTGGAAACAACAGTTAGATTTAAACTTAAATACTACTTTTTTAGTTTGTAAATATAGTTTGAGAAAAATGTTGCAAAATGGCTACGGGCGTATCGTCACGGTGAGTTCGCGGGGTGCCGAACAACCGGGGGCTCAAATGGCTGCTTATTGTGCGTCTAAAGCAGGAGTGGTAGCATTAACTCAATCGATCGCGCAAGAAACTAAAAATACTAACATTACTGCTAATGTCGTTCTCCCCAGCGTAATTGACACTTCTGCCAATCGGGAAGCTATGGGGACAGAAGATGCTGACAAGTGGGTAAAACCGCACTCTTTAGCACAAGCGATCTGTTTTTTGGCTTCCGAAGCGGCTAAAGATATGCGCGGTGCGGCGATTCCGGTTTATGGGGACATATAA
- a CDS encoding VOC family protein produces MQITEFRHAAILISNLEKSEQFYTDVLGLPKVERPLKFPGIWYQIGDFQIHLIVADSLLSDLVNQEKWGRNRHLAFSVTNLDSAKQKLLEHGYQVQMSASGRPALFTHDPDGNIIELSE; encoded by the coding sequence ATGCAAATCACCGAATTTCGCCATGCCGCCATCCTGATTTCCAACTTAGAAAAATCCGAACAGTTTTACACTGATGTTCTAGGACTCCCAAAAGTAGAACGACCCCTCAAATTTCCCGGAATTTGGTATCAAATCGGCGACTTTCAAATTCATCTAATTGTCGCTGATTCCCTACTTTCTGACTTAGTAAATCAAGAAAAATGGGGGCGCAATCGGCATTTAGCTTTTTCTGTCACCAACTTAGACAGCGCCAAACAAAAATTACTAGAGCATGGCTATCAAGTACAAATGAGCGCTTCCGGTAGACCCGCCCTATTTACCCATGACCCAGATGGTAACATCATTGAATTAAGTGAGTGA
- a CDS encoding recombinase family protein yields the protein MKNIAYSYSDPLLETAADPNIWGTEVERIYQDLGERQQLKQLLQDCQIEPPKYLLVRRVEELGDTLEEICDFLTQIEYLGIELITTEQTSLAHINLRSNFLKLLQEIQLYHRSRSIRQGHARRRLKASPPPGKAPYGYRRSKDKYVIDKSAAPVVKEFFEQFLLYASLRGAVRYLAKKYGKKISVSTGRRWLTNPVYRGDTAYQNNQIISDTHVPIISREEAAQIDRLLRRNRLLPSRTASAPRSLAGLILCGECQSPTIVSRVSTPRQAKEYLYLRPNNCPKRPKCRAIPYQEALQKTIDMICRELPVAVAQMDLPDMGGIKEKLKNAIASQQDILTQLPALQEKGILDPQTADLRAYKLRTEIAKLQQQLAQLPPVNLQETAKAVSIPQFWLDLSEAERRFYFREFIRHIELVRENSDWQLQIKFIFYL from the coding sequence ATGAAAAATATTGCTTATTCCTACAGCGATCCATTATTAGAAACGGCTGCCGATCCTAACATTTGGGGAACCGAAGTAGAACGAATTTACCAAGATTTAGGAGAACGACAACAATTAAAGCAACTATTGCAAGACTGCCAAATAGAACCACCTAAATATTTATTAGTCAGAAGAGTAGAAGAACTAGGCGATACATTAGAAGAAATATGTGATTTTCTCACCCAAATAGAATACCTTGGCATCGAATTAATTACCACCGAACAAACTTCTCTCGCTCATATCAATCTGCGATCGAACTTTCTAAAATTGCTGCAAGAAATCCAACTTTATCATCGTAGTCGAAGCATCCGACAAGGACACGCCCGCCGCAGATTAAAAGCTTCTCCGCCGCCCGGTAAAGCACCCTACGGTTATCGACGAAGTAAAGATAAATACGTAATTGATAAAAGTGCCGCACCCGTCGTGAAAGAATTTTTTGAACAATTTTTGCTTTATGCTTCTTTACGAGGGGCAGTGCGTTATTTAGCTAAAAAATACGGTAAAAAAATATCAGTTTCTACCGGGCGTCGTTGGTTAACAAATCCAGTTTATCGAGGCGATACTGCTTATCAAAATAATCAAATTATTTCCGATACTCACGTTCCGATTATTTCTAGAGAAGAAGCTGCCCAAATCGATCGCCTGTTGCGCCGCAATCGTTTGTTACCCTCTCGCACTGCTAGCGCCCCGCGTTCCTTAGCCGGTTTGATCCTCTGCGGCGAGTGCCAATCCCCCACGATCGTATCTCGCGTAAGTACACCTCGCCAAGCAAAAGAATACCTTTACCTGCGCCCCAATAACTGCCCCAAACGTCCCAAATGTCGTGCAATTCCCTATCAGGAAGCGTTGCAAAAAACGATCGACATGATTTGTCGGGAATTACCAGTTGCAGTGGCGCAGATGGATTTACCCGATATGGGGGGAATTAAAGAAAAATTGAAAAACGCGATCGCATCCCAACAAGACATCTTAACTCAACTTCCCGCCCTCCAAGAAAAAGGCATTTTAGACCCCCAAACTGCCGACTTACGCGCCTATAAATTGCGAACGGAAATCGCCAAACTGCAACAACAACTCGCTCAATTACCACCCGTCAACTTACAAGAAACTGCCAAAGCCGTTTCGATTCCTCAATTTTGGTTAGACTTATCAGAAGCCGAACGCCGTTTTTACTTCCGCGAATTTATCCGTCATATCGAATTAGTACGCGAAAATTCAGATTGGCAATTGCAAATCAAGTTTATATTTTACCTTTAA
- a CDS encoding peroxiredoxin, with protein sequence MKLHRHLPNILFSLCLATLIWFNFAPSALALGGKLPPLNQPAPEFTLPTNTGKGQISLADYRGKWVVLYFYPKDFTSGCTLEARRFQQDLPQYIQKNTQIIGVSADSVDSHAEFCQSEGLKFPLLADIKGEVSKTYGSWLGYLSLRHTFIIDPQGIIREEFTGVNPVTHSKEVLARLEQLQQTAS encoded by the coding sequence ATGAAGCTTCATCGTCATCTTCCCAACATATTATTCTCCCTCTGTTTAGCCACCCTAATTTGGTTCAACTTCGCCCCATCTGCTTTAGCACTGGGCGGAAAACTGCCACCTTTAAATCAACCAGCACCAGAGTTTACCCTACCAACAAACACCGGAAAAGGCCAAATTTCCCTAGCAGATTATCGCGGTAAATGGGTAGTCCTCTACTTTTATCCCAAAGACTTTACCTCTGGTTGCACTTTAGAAGCACGTCGCTTTCAGCAAGATTTGCCACAATATATCCAGAAAAATACCCAAATTATTGGCGTCAGTGCTGACTCCGTAGACTCTCACGCTGAATTTTGTCAATCCGAAGGTTTGAAATTTCCACTCCTAGCTGATATCAAAGGAGAAGTTAGTAAAACCTACGGTTCTTGGTTAGGTTATCTTTCCCTGCGGCATACTTTTATTATTGACCCGCAAGGTATTATTCGCGAAGAATTTACCGGAGTAAATCCCGTCACTCACAGTAAAGAAGTTTTAGCGCGTCTCGAACAATTGCAACAAACTGCTTCTTAA
- a CDS encoding PepSY domain-containing protein gives MKIYQTRLRQLHRILAPIMLLPILLTLITGSLYQMAEMADKQAEFDWLLDVHKGEFGPLNLEMIYPFLNALGLLTLAITGILMWWKMRSSRNRSQQM, from the coding sequence ATGAAAATTTATCAAACTCGTTTGCGCCAATTACATCGAATCTTAGCCCCCATTATGCTTTTGCCCATTTTACTCACCCTGATTACGGGATCGCTGTATCAGATGGCAGAAATGGCAGATAAGCAAGCCGAATTCGATTGGTTGCTGGATGTACATAAGGGTGAGTTTGGCCCTTTAAATTTGGAGATGATTTACCCTTTCTTGAATGCCTTGGGTTTACTCACTTTGGCTATTACGGGAATTTTGATGTGGTGGAAGATGCGATCTTCTAGAAATCGTTCTCAACAAATGTAA
- a CDS encoding response regulator transcription factor — translation MNILIVEDEPEIAKLIQLALEAEGFSCYHCRDGLTALQVFQEQQPDVILLDLMIPGLDGLEVCARIRQKPGPKDPYILMLTAKGEEIDRVIGLSTGADDYMVKPFSPRELVARVRALLRRSLRHGGQNLVYRTQHFTLDVDQRTACRHLHPDRTETLDLTTLEFNLLATFISHPNRAWNRSQLIDKLWGDDFFGDERVVDTHVARLRKKVEPDPANPTFIKTVIGIGYKFEDPV, via the coding sequence ATGAATATCTTAATAGTTGAAGATGAACCGGAAATTGCCAAACTAATCCAACTAGCCTTAGAAGCAGAAGGATTTTCCTGCTACCATTGCCGAGATGGGCTGACAGCCTTGCAAGTATTCCAAGAACAGCAACCGGACGTGATCCTCCTTGACTTGATGATCCCCGGCTTAGATGGCTTGGAAGTATGCGCCCGCATCCGCCAAAAACCTGGCCCCAAAGACCCATATATTCTAATGCTGACAGCTAAGGGGGAAGAAATCGATCGCGTCATCGGCTTATCTACTGGTGCGGATGACTACATGGTAAAACCTTTTAGTCCTAGAGAATTAGTTGCTAGAGTAAGAGCATTACTGCGGCGCAGTCTTCGTCATGGCGGACAAAACTTAGTTTACCGCACCCAGCATTTTACCTTAGATGTAGACCAGCGCACTGCCTGCCGTCATCTACATCCCGATCGAACAGAAACCCTCGACTTAACTACTTTGGAATTTAATCTTTTAGCTACTTTTATCAGCCATCCCAATCGCGCCTGGAATCGTTCTCAATTGATTGATAAACTGTGGGGCGATGACTTTTTTGGAGATGAACGGGTAGTAGATACTCACGTAGCTAGATTGCGAAAAAAAGTCGAACCAGACCCAGCTAATCCTACTTTTATTAAAACCGTAATAGGGATTGGCTATAAATTTGAAGACCCTGTTTAA
- a CDS encoding HAMP domain-containing sensor histidine kinase — MKVNLGTRLFLSHLLVIVVGIGSFVIIGKVSSPRLFVLHLQQIETRNRIYNLRYARTQLVQGFENTWSRTTLWSFVAGATAAGGLSYWVSRRIMQPLKQMEHITQKFASGRLTERMPELEIPELHQLGISFNRMASSLEDVEQRRRELIGDLTHELRTPLTVIRGYLEELADSRIVPSSEIYQQLAKETKRLERLVNDLQELSKAEAGYLPINLQSVNLHPLLESLVQKFADQLLEEGPVLQLDCPPQLPPVLADIDRTEQILVNLLGNAIRYTSQGYITIRACIENGKNGTIPPLLWISVIDTGNGIAPEDLPHVFERFFRADRSRARNSGGTGIGLAISRRLVELQGGKIEVESELGKGSTFRFSLPLA; from the coding sequence ATGAAAGTTAATCTCGGAACTCGTTTATTCCTTTCCCATTTATTAGTAATCGTAGTGGGGATAGGAAGCTTCGTTATCATTGGTAAAGTATCTTCTCCTCGCTTGTTCGTTCTTCACCTACAACAAATAGAAACTAGAAACAGAATCTACAATTTACGCTACGCCCGTACTCAATTAGTGCAAGGTTTTGAGAATACTTGGAGTCGCACTACTTTATGGTCTTTTGTGGCAGGTGCGACGGCGGCTGGCGGATTGAGTTATTGGGTATCTCGACGTATCATGCAGCCTTTAAAACAAATGGAACACATTACCCAAAAGTTTGCATCTGGCAGATTAACCGAACGAATGCCGGAATTAGAAATACCCGAATTACATCAGTTAGGAATTAGTTTTAACCGCATGGCTTCCAGTTTAGAAGATGTGGAACAACGACGCCGAGAACTGATAGGCGACTTGACGCACGAACTGCGAACGCCACTTACCGTAATTCGCGGTTACTTGGAAGAACTGGCAGACAGCAGAATTGTACCATCGTCAGAAATTTATCAGCAATTAGCCAAAGAAACTAAGCGTTTGGAAAGATTAGTTAACGATTTACAAGAACTTTCTAAAGCAGAAGCCGGATATTTGCCGATTAATTTACAATCGGTTAATTTACACCCTTTGTTAGAATCTTTGGTACAGAAATTTGCCGATCAATTATTAGAAGAAGGGCCAGTTTTGCAATTAGATTGTCCTCCTCAATTACCCCCAGTTTTAGCTGATATCGATCGCACGGAACAAATTTTAGTTAATTTATTGGGAAATGCAATTCGTTATACTTCTCAAGGATATATTACAATTCGCGCTTGTATTGAAAACGGTAAAAACGGAACGATACCTCCCCTACTTTGGATATCGGTAATTGATACGGGAAATGGAATCGCGCCAGAAGATTTGCCCCATGTATTTGAACGTTTTTTTCGGGCCGATCGTTCCCGTGCCAGAAATTCTGGGGGAACTGGGATCGGTTTAGCAATTTCTCGCCGCTTAGTTGAGTTGCAAGGCGGTAAAATTGAAGTAGAAAGCGAATTGGGCAAAGGAAGTACTTTCCGATTCTCTCTTCCTCTAGCTTAA